The sequence below is a genomic window from Rattus rattus isolate New Zealand chromosome 3, Rrattus_CSIRO_v1, whole genome shotgun sequence.
GCTCGTAGATCAAACATGCACTTTACTAGCAGTTCTACTGGTGGACTCTCTTCTTCTCAGAGTTCATACTCTCCAAGCAGTAGGGAAGCCATGGATCCTATAGCTGAGCTGTTATCTCAGTTATCAGGAGTGAGACGTTCTGCAGGAGGACAGCTTAACTCTTCAGGCCCTTCCGCTTCTCAGTTGCAACAACTGCAGATGCAGCTGCAGCTTGAGCGGCAGCATGCGCAGGCAGCCCGGCAACAACTGGAGACTGCTCGCAACGCAAGTCGGCGCACTAACACAAGCAGCGTCACCACTACGATCACACAGGCCACGGCCACAGCCAACACAGCCAACACAGAGAACAGCCCGCAGGCCCTCCACAACTCCCAGTTCCTGTTAACAAGGTTGAATGATCCCAAAATGTCTGAAGCAGAGCGCCAGTCCATGGAAAGCGAGCGTGCAGACCGCAGCCTGTTTGTCCAGGAGCTCCTTCTGTCTACGTTGGTGCGTGAAGAGAGCTCGTCCTCAGACGAGGATGAACGGGGGGAGATGGCAGATTTTGGTGCTATGGGCTGTGTAGATATTATGCCTTTAGATGTCGCTTTAGAAAACCTAAATTTAAAAGAGAGTAATAAAGGAAATGAgcctccaccacctcctctttGATGACCTCCCCACTCGCAGACAATGTCCTCTGTGCTGTATTTGCCAATGAAAGTGGACAacagctatcctgggtttgtgTGGTGATTGTAATTTCAGGTCTGTCACTCTTGTTACATTGTGTACattcaaaaggaagagagaaatatatatGATAATCATTTCCACTTAACTAATTTTTACTTCTAGCAGGTAAATGTAGGTAGCAGTGCAGGgtgatctctgcttcctgtaccTTGACATGCAAAAGGCTCTCCTAATACTCCACATTCAAACTGAAGAGGAAATTGAAATCTCTAATGAAGCTGCTGTGTgtatttatgaatattaatgaataaaaactgCTAACTGGGATCAGAAGTGTGATTTGAAGTGCAGAAGCAGTATGTCCTTGGCCAGTTCAGGTCTGAGATCTTGTCAGTTAGTAGTTAACTATATAGGGACAAAGCAAATACATTTAGGTACCAGTAATTACCTTAAATACtgtgggatagatagatagatagatagatagatagatagatagatagatagatagatagatagatagatagatagatgatagatggagggagggagggggaaagagagaaagagagagagaaatttttcaaattttcttctttactttcaaAAAAGGTTCTCCCCAAATTTCAGAgaactatttttttctattttttatttgatgGTATCTTCTGTATATTTATCACATGTAGACTTGAATAGGAAAAGATTAAGCAATGCTAATTCAAGAGACAATGGCCAAGCAAGGGCCAGCTATGTTTCCAACACCAAATACTATAAAGTTCGTTAAATCATTAACTTTCTTCTCAAACACAGAATACTCTCAGATTATGTACTTCAAATTCTCTCTATAAATATTGAAAACTGATACTACAGGGGTactaatttatgtatataaaatcaaCCATATTCcaatatttttcacatttattacacacacacacacacacacacacacacacacaaacaacaacaacaacaattattcTTAAAATGCCTTTGATAACTCAATGACTGGGCACTCCCAATTCTTCCTCTCCTACTCCAGGCCACTTGAGGAAATAGCCAAAGACCCCTTACCCAGGAACTCACATGGCTGGTGGGCTTTATCTCCTACACTATTACATATCCTTCTCCTCTCTCAAGCCCTGATTCTTTCTGTGTGTCCTACCAACACAATTCTCACTGTCCTTCCCAGTGCTCAGCTATTGACTATTAGcatctttactgacagatcaaaaTACTATTGGgaagaagtgcagacaatcctgaaagctcagaggagacaactacttctgcccacattcctgacccaagaggaactggcaagtgccctctgtgccctctgtgccctctgtgccctctgggcacaggaacctagcagcagtcaggggcaggacccttacagtttctgcctgcactgagaacAAAAATCCAGtagccaggagcacctacacacctgagagcagaggtaagaccaactcttctgctccaagcaacccacctTATGACCTCAGcatacacaaaggcagaagtaatctgggacaggacactctGGTGCCTGGCTGTTCCTGGGGCTGAGACTCACATAGAgtcctctgtacccaaatctcctggggagagagctggattctcagaagtgcagaaaatcctgagagctcaggggagactgccatttctgctcacattctgggCCCAATAGGAACAAGCCCAGTGGTATCCAGATAGAGGAACGTAGGAAGAGTCAGCAGCAGGAATCCTCTAGTTTCTGCCTGACCAGGAACTGAATTGAACCAGTCacatagctctctgtacacaaatccaTTGGAGGAGAGAGCTTAtccctcagaagtgctgacaatcctgagagttcaaaggagacaactacttctgcccacattcctgacccaagaggaactggCAAGTGCCCTCTGTGCCCCCTCAGCACAGGAACCTAGCAGCAGTCAGGAGCAGCACCCTTcatgtttctgcctgcacccagaatgGAAAGCCAGTTGACTAGGAGGCTggcacacttgagagcagaggtaagaccaactctccTGCTCTAATCAACCCACCTGCAGGCTTCAGGAAACACAAACGCAGGAACAGctctattttctaaaataaagctGAAAGAATACAGGCCTACAGgattgctgacacacaggcttacagaaggatcaagccactgtcagagacagcaagacaaactaacaccagagacaacctgacggcaagaggcaagcaaaggaacctaagcaacagaagcagagattacttgacatcatcagagcccagtactcccaacaaagcaaatactggatatccaaacacaccaggaaagcaagatttagatttaaaatcacatctcatgataatgatagaggactttaagtaggacataaataactcccttaaagaaagaaCAACATGGGTAATGAaaaagaagcccttaaagatgaaacacaaaagtacattaaagaattacaagaaaacacaacaaaacaggggaaggaattgaacaaaaccatccaggatctaaaaagggaaatagaaacaataaaaacatcacaaagagagacaaccatggagatacaaaatttaagaaagagatcaggagtcatagacgaaAGGATcgccaaaagaatacaagaggtTCAAacgagaatctcagggacagaagataccatagaaaacattcaaacaatgatcaaagataatgtaaaacagaaaaatctcctagaccaaaacatgcaggaaatccaggcacaatgagaagatcaaacttaacgATGAtgtgtatagaagagagtgaagactaacAAATTAAAGGGaaagtaaatatgttcaacaaaattgtagaagaaaacttccctaacctaaagaaagagatgcccataaaagtacaagaagcctacagaagtccaaatagatcagACCAcagaagaaattcctcctgtcacacaatagtcaaaacacaaaatgcacaaaagaaaaaaaggatattaaaaacagtaaggggaaaaggtcaagtaacatataaaggcagacctataagaattacaccagactatGAAAGcgagaagatcctgggcagatgtcatacaggctctaagggaacacaaatgtcagcccaggctactatatccagcaaaatgctcagataacatagatggagaaaccaagatattacatgacaaaaccaaatttacacaatatctttctacaaatccagtcctacaaagagTAAGAaatggaaagctccaacacaaggagggaaactacagcttagaaaaggaagaaaataatcttccttttgcaatgaaaccaaaagagagacacacaaacataatcctacctctaacaatgaaaataacaggaaacagcaatcactattccttaatatctcttaacatagatggactcaattccccaataaaaagacagacaaacaaactggATACAGAAACAGGACCAGGcgttttgctgcatgcaggaaacacatgtCAGAGATAAAGATAATATATGACCTTAGAGTAAAACGCTAGAAAatgattttccaagcaaatggttggaagagacaagctagagtagccattctaatatcaaataaaattgacttccaaccaaatataaaaaaagaggtatcatattcaccaaaggaaaaatccaccaagataaacaaTCAATCCTAAATACGTGtgttccaaatgaaagggcacctacattcctaaaagaaaccttaccaaagctcaaagcacacattgcacctcacacaataatagtaggagatttcaacacccactctcatcatagacagatcatagaaacagaaactaaacatagacatagagatcctaacagaagttatgaaccaaatagatttaaaagatatttgtagaacatttcatactaaaacaaaagaatacatcttctctgtacctcatggtacattctccaaaactgaccacataattggtcacaaaacggccttatttataatacccaggagctgaaaagaacccagatgcctttcaacataggaatggatacaaaaatatgGTACACctatacaatgaagtactactcagctatcaaaccaatgactttatgaaattcataggcaaatggattgaactataaaatatcatcctgagtgaggtaacccagtcacaaaagaacacacatgatatgtactcgctgataagaggatattagccccaaagctcgaattaccccaAGATACAactgaaactgaagaaggataaCAAAAGTGCGGATGTTTcgctccttcttaaagggggttTTATATACATAGGAgaggtatggagacaaagtttggagcagaaactgaagcaaaggccattaAGAACCTTCCCAACCTaaggatacagcccatatatgtacagccacaaaatctagataatattgatgaagccaagatgtgcatgctgaaaggagcctgatatagctgtctcctgagaagctcagccagagcatggaaaatacagaggtgaatgctagcatcaaactattgaactgagaaaagggtcccagtgggaggaactagagaaaggattgaaggagctgaagaggtttgcagccccttaagaacaacaataccaactaaccagagatcccagggactaaaccactacccaaagactacacacaaacaacccatggttccagctgcatatgtaacaaaggatgagTTTTTCTGGGCACCCATGGGAGGAAAAgctcttagtcctgccaaggctggacccgcagtgaaggggaatgtcagggg
It includes:
- the Kcmf1 gene encoding E3 ubiquitin-protein ligase KCMF1, whose protein sequence is MSRHEGVSCDACLKGNFRGRRYKCLICYDYDLCASCYESGATTTRHTTDHPMQCILTRVDFDLYYGGEAFSVEQPQSFTCPYCGKMGYTETSLQEHVTSEHAETSTEVICPICAALPGGDPNHVTDDFAAHLTLEHRAPRDLDESSGVRHVRRMFHPGRGLGGPRARRSNMHFTSSSTGGLSSSQSSYSPSSREAMDPIAELLSQLSGVRRSAGGQLNSSGPSASQLQQLQMQLQLERQHAQAARQQLETARNASRRTNTSSVTTTITQATATANTANTENSPQALHNSQFLLTRLNDPKMSEAERQSMESERADRSLFVQELLLSTLVREESSSSDEDERGEMADFGAMGCVDIMPLDVALENLNLKESNKGNEPPPPPL